A part of Phoenix dactylifera cultivar Barhee BC4 chromosome 2, palm_55x_up_171113_PBpolish2nd_filt_p, whole genome shotgun sequence genomic DNA contains:
- the LOC103706332 gene encoding CSC1-like protein At1g32090 yields the protein MASLEDLGVSAFINILSAFAFLLLFAVMRIQPINDRIYFPKWYMSGGRKSPRRGSGGHGVGRFVNLNLWTYLTFLNWMPGALRMSQAEIIQHAGLDSAVYLRIYILGLKIFVPMTILALAFLIPVNVSGGTLFNLRKEIVSSDIDKLSISNVSPGSQRFWVHLLMEYLFTAWTCYILYKEYDNVAFMRLHFLASQHRRVDQFTVVVRNVPHVAGHSISESVEQFFQRNHPDHYLGHQAVFNANKFAKLVRRRERLQNWLDYNLLKFERHPDKRPTRKKGFLGLWGERVDSIDYYREKISELDKKIASEHQRVLKDPKAIMPVAFVTFDSRWGAAVCAQTQQSRNPTQWLTDWAPEPRDVYWRNLAIPFVSLSIRRLIISISLFALVFFYMIPIAFVQSLANLEGLEKVAPFLRRVIEIKVIKSFLQGFLPGLALKIFLYILPTVLMIMSKVEGYLSISSLERRAAAKYYYFMLVNVFLGSIVTGTAFEQLYYFLHQSPTQIPRTIGVSIPMKATFFMTYIMVDGWAGIASEILRVKPLVIYHLKNMFLVKTEKDREKAMDPGSIDLPETLPTLQLYFLLGLVYAVVTPLLLPFILVFFAFAFLVYRHQIINVYNQEYESAGAFWPLFHGRIIASLLISQLLLLGLLSTKKAANSTPLLTILPVLTIWFHKYCKSRFEPAFRKYPLEEAMEKDMMERASEPNLNLKAYLADAYLHPIFHSIEDVETGEVRVDKGQSYMTSPSRSEISSSPQYVYHYEIEP from the exons ATGGCGAGTTtggaggatttgggggtgtcggCGTTCATCAACATACTGAGCGCCTTCGCCTTCCTGTTGCTCTTCGCGGTGATGAGGATCCAGCCGATCAACGACCGCATCTACTTCCCCAAGTGGTACATGAGCGGCGGAAGGAAGAGCCCGCGGCGGGGGAGCGGCGGCCACGGGGTGGGGAGGTTCGTTAACCTCAACCTCTGGACCTACCTAACTTTCCTCAACTGGATGCCCGGGGCGCTGAGAATGAGCCAGGCCGAGATCATCCAGCACGCCGGCCTGGACTCCGCCGTCTACCTCCGGATCTACATTCTTGG ATTAAAGATTTTTGTGCCGATGACAATCCTTGCATTAGCATTTCTTATTCCAGTCAATGTTTCTGGTGGAACATTATTCAACCTCAGGAAAGAAATAGTTTCCAGTGATATTGATAAACTTTCTATTTCAAATGTCAGTCCTGGATCGCAGAG GTTCTGGGTTCACCTTTTAATGGAATACTTGTTTACAGCATGGACTTGCTATATTCTCTACAAGGAATATGATAATGTGGCTTTTATGAGATTACATTTCCTGGCCTCACAACATCGTCGTGTTGATCAGTTCACT GTAGTAGTTAGAAATGTACCACATGTTGCTGGGCACTCAATATCAGAAAGTGTGGAACAATTCTTTCAAAGAAACCACCCTGACCACTATCTGGGTCACCAG GCTGTCTTCAATGCAAACAAATTTGCTAAACTTGTGAGGCGGAGGGAAAGGCTTCAAAACTGGTTGGACTACAACTTGCTCAAATTTGAAAGGCATCCTGACAAAAGGCCAACTAGGAAG AAAGGGTTTCTTGGCCTTTGGGGTGAAAGGGTGGATTCAATTGACTATTACAGAGAAAAGATCAGTGAGCTTGACAAAAAA ATAGCATCTGAGCATCAGAGAGTTCTTAAAGATCCGAAGGCTATCATGCCGGTAGCTTTTGTTACATTCGATTCGAGATGGGGTGCTGCTGTGTGCGcacaaacacaacaaagcaGGAATCCCACACAGTGGTTAACTGACTGGGCACCTGAACCACGTGATGTATACTGGCGGAATCTGGCTATACCCTTTGTTTCTCTCAGCATCAGAAGGCTTATAATATCAATATCATTGTTCGCACTGGTGTTCTTTTACATGATCCCCATTGCATTTGTGCAATCACTTGCGAATCTTGAGGGCCTTGAAAAAGTTGCTCCGTTTCTCAGGCGGGTGATAGAAAT AAAGGTGATAAAGTCCTTCTTACAAGGATTTCTTCCTGGGTTAGCTTTAAAGATCTTCTTATATATCCTTCCAACAGTTCTGATGATTATGTCAAAAGTGGAAGGCTACTTGTCAATATCATCACTTGAAAGAAGGGCAGCAGCTAAATATTATTACTTTATGCTGGTGAACGTATTCTTGGGAAGCATAGTGACTGGAACAGCATTTGAACAACTCTATTATTTTCTTCATCAATCACCTACCCA GATCCCAAGAACCATTGGAGTATCTATACCAATGAAAGCTACATTCTTTATGACATACATAATGGTTGATGGGTGGGCTGGCATTGCAAGCGAGATACTTCGAGTGAAGCCATTGGTCATATATCATCTGAAAAATATGTTTTTAGTGAAAACAGAAAAGGACAGAGAGAAGGCGATGGACCCCGGAAGCATTGATCTTCCTGAGACCCTTCCAACACTCCAATTATATTTTCTCCTTGGGCTTGTCTATGCTGTAGTCACCCCACTGCTTCTTCCCTTTATACTAGTATTCTTTGCCTTTGCATTCCTTGTTTATCGACACCAG ATAATTAATGTTTACAATCAAGAATATGAAAGTGCTGGTGCATTTTGGCCACTTTTTCATGGCCGCATAATAGCTAGTTTGTTGATATCCCAATTGCTTCTGCTTGGTTTACTCAGCACAAAAAAAGCTGCTAACTCCACCCCTTTGCTTACTATTCTGCCTGTTCTGACAATATGGTTTCACAAGTACTGCAAAAGCCGATTTGAACCAGCTTTTAGAAAATATCCACTAGAG GAAGCGATGGAGAAGGATATGATGGAGCGAGCTTCCGAACCTAACCTTAACCTTAAAGCTTACTTAGCTGATGCATACTTGCACCCGATCTTCCATTCAATTGAGGATGTGGAAACGGGTGAGGTCAGAGTAGACAAAGGCCAATCTTATATGACCTCACCCTCTAGGAGTGAAATCAGTTCTTCACCCCAGTATGTATACCATTATGAAATTGAACCTTAA